A genomic stretch from Sphingomonas sp. HDW15A includes:
- a CDS encoding CopD family protein, producing the protein MSEFTGFLGAAYLWVKAAHLTFVIFWMAGLFLLPRFYVYHHATTPGSAEDRQWIEREDRARTIILTPAMLIVWVLGLILAVHLDAFHQGWFVAKLALVVGLTGYQGWMSAYGRKLANGMRPLENRTLRIMNEIPGIAAAVIVVLVIVRPF; encoded by the coding sequence TCTGGGTAAAAGCCGCGCATCTGACCTTCGTCATTTTCTGGATGGCGGGTCTATTCCTGCTGCCCCGATTCTACGTCTACCACCACGCGACGACGCCGGGTTCAGCCGAGGACCGTCAGTGGATCGAACGAGAGGATCGCGCCCGGACGATCATCCTGACCCCAGCGATGCTCATCGTTTGGGTCCTGGGGCTGATCCTGGCCGTCCATCTCGACGCCTTTCATCAGGGCTGGTTTGTCGCCAAGTTGGCGCTGGTGGTCGGTCTGACCGGTTACCAGGGATGGATGTCGGCTTATGGCCGCAAGCTCGCAAACGGGATGCGGCCGCTCGAGAACAGAACGCTTCGAATCATGAATGAGATTCCCGGGATCGCCGCGGCGGTGATCGTCGTCCTGGTGATCGTTCGGCCCTTTTAG